Proteins found in one Zea mays cultivar B73 chromosome 1, Zm-B73-REFERENCE-NAM-5.0, whole genome shotgun sequence genomic segment:
- the LOC100286188 gene encoding Temperature-induced lipocalin-1 has protein sequence MAMQVVRNLDLERYAGRWYEIACFPSRFQPKTGTNTRATYTLNPDGTVKVVNETWADGRRGHIEGTAWRADPASDEAKLKVRFYVPPFLPLIPVTGDYWVLHIDADYQYALVGQPSRNYLWILCRQPHMDESVYKELVERAKEEGYDVSKLRKTAHPDPPPESEQSPRDGGMWWVKSIFGK, from the exons ATGGCCATGCAGGTGGTGCGCAACCTCGACCTGGAGCGGTACGCGGGGCGGTGGTACGAGATCGCGTGCTTCCCGTCCCGGTTCCAGCCCAAGACGGGCACCAACACGCGCGCCACCTACACGCTGAACCCGGACGGCACTGTGAAGGTGGTGAACGAGACGTGGGCCGACGGGCGCCGCGGCCACATCGAGGGCACGGCCTGGCGCGCCGACCCTGCCAGCGACGAGGCCAAGCTCAAGGTTCGCTTCTACGTGCCGCCCTTCCTCCCCCTCATCCCCGTCACCGGCGACTACTGGGTGCTCCACATCGACGCCGACTACCAGTACGCGCTCGTCGGGCAGCCCTCCAGGAACTACCTCTGG ATCCTTTGCAGGCAGCCTCACATGGACGAGTCCGTGTACAAGGAACTGGTGGAGCGTGCCAAGGAGGAAGGGTACGACGTGTCGAAGCTCCGCAAGACGGCGCACCCTGACCCGCCGCCGGAGAGCGAGCAGAGCCCCAGGGACGGCGGGATGTGGTGGGTCAAGTCCATCTTTGGCAAGTAG
- the LOC100283687 gene encoding uncharacterized isoform X1, which produces MALARRLLRLTPYLGTLSLPPPNSHLLRNRTYISDMRRSAFVDRLLRSVRSEISFLDNSAPPPPPPPPKPFTIEDRPGEQWARLRRVFPAAEGEEEEVRVDATLVDGALPPSRSGADTGGPPRMHISVKVEVSKAARPGVALTFECSAWPDEMEVRRVFPVRRGGPAPVQQYVGRQFRLPKSTAPLQTSNPARGNPISSSRLPARANPVHRRTPDFILQSPARANPVFFVGMSSSSGEFGRRRQDNVEVIFPESQVVGSGNPSSVADNTVLASASSASAAADSAALVDKAIAKLPADVRAHATGIWDL; this is translated from the exons atgGCGCTGGCGCGGCGGCTGCTCCGCCTTACTCCCTACCTCGGCACGCTCTCGCTCCCACCCCCCAACTCGCATCTCCTCCGGAATCGCACCTATATCTCTGACATGCGCCGCTCTGCCTTCGTCGACCGCTTGCTCCGTTCCGTACGCTCCGAGATCTCCTTCCTCGATAACTCCGCcccgccaccgccaccaccgcCTCCTAAGCCATTCACCATTGAGGACCGCCCGGGCGAGCAGTGGGCCCGCCTGCGCCGCGTGTTCCCTGCGGCCGAGGGGGAGGAAGAGGAGGTCAGGGTGGACGCCACGTTGGTCGACGGCGCGCTCCCTCCCTCCCGCTCGGGCGCGGACACGGGCGGCCCGCCCAGAATGCATATCAGTGTTAAGGTTGAGGTCTCCAAGGCCGCGCGGCCTGGAGTGGCGCTCACCTTCGAGTGCTCCGCGTGGCCTGACGAGATGGAGGTGCGGAGGGTCTTTCCCGTCCGCCGCGGCGGGCCTGCCCCAGTGCAGCAGTACGTCGGCCGCCAATTCAG GCTTCCAAAGTCCACTGCTCCCCTCCAGACTTCCAATCCAGCACGTGGGAATCCAATCTCGAGTTCCAGGCTTCCAGCACGCGCGAATCCAGTTCACCGACGGACTCCAGACTTCATCCTTCAATCTCCAGCACGCGCGAATCCAGTTTTTTTCGTCGGCATGAGTTCATCTTCTGGAG AGTTTGGTCGTCGCCGTCAGGATAATGTTGAGGTGATCTTCCCAGAATCACAAGTTGTGGGCAGCGGCAATCCATCTTCTGTTGCGGATAACACAGTTCTTGCTTCGGCATCATCAGCCTCAGCCGCTGCAGATTCTGCAGCTCTCGTTGATAAGGCTATTGCAAAGTTGCCTGCTGATGTTCGTGCACACGCAACTGGTATCTGGGACTTGTAG
- the LOC100283687 gene encoding uncharacterized LOC100283687 has translation MALARRLLRLTPYLGTLSLPPPNSHLLRNRTYISDMRRSAFVDRLLRSVRSEISFLDNSAPPPPPPPPKPFTIEDRPGEQWARLRRVFPAAEGEEEEVRVDATLVDGALPPSRSGADTGGPPRMHISVKVEVSKAARPGVALTFECSAWPDEMEVRRVFPVRRGGPAPVQQYVGRQFSELDEEMQSAVQDYLEKIGVNDDLAAFLHAYMENKEHTELIRWLKNVECHIKK, from the exons atgGCGCTGGCGCGGCGGCTGCTCCGCCTTACTCCCTACCTCGGCACGCTCTCGCTCCCACCCCCCAACTCGCATCTCCTCCGGAATCGCACCTATATCTCTGACATGCGCCGCTCTGCCTTCGTCGACCGCTTGCTCCGTTCCGTACGCTCCGAGATCTCCTTCCTCGATAACTCCGCcccgccaccgccaccaccgcCTCCTAAGCCATTCACCATTGAGGACCGCCCGGGCGAGCAGTGGGCCCGCCTGCGCCGCGTGTTCCCTGCGGCCGAGGGGGAGGAAGAGGAGGTCAGGGTGGACGCCACGTTGGTCGACGGCGCGCTCCCTCCCTCCCGCTCGGGCGCGGACACGGGCGGCCCGCCCAGAATGCATATCAGTGTTAAGGTTGAGGTCTCCAAGGCCGCGCGGCCTGGAGTGGCGCTCACCTTCGAGTGCTCCGCGTGGCCTGACGAGATGGAGGTGCGGAGGGTCTTTCCCGTCCGCCGCGGCGGGCCTGCCCCAGTGCAGCAGTACGTCGGCCGCCAATTCAG TGAGTTGGATGAGGAAATGCAAAGTGCCGTACAAGACTACCTGGAGAAAATTGGAGTGAATGATGACCTTGCTGCATTTTTGCACGCCTACATGGAAAACAAGGAGCACACTGAACTGATCAGATGGCTGAAAAACGTTGAGTGCCATATCAAGAAGTGA